From the Leptospira sp. WS60.C2 genome, one window contains:
- a CDS encoding RNA recognition motif domain-containing protein, protein MSTNIYVGNLSYEMTETKLNELFSVHGSVSSAKIITDQYTGGSKGFGFIEMKDRNEADRAINDLNGKNILNREMKVNIAKPKTNNWN, encoded by the coding sequence ATGTCAACTAACATCTATGTAGGAAACCTCTCGTACGAAATGACCGAAACTAAACTTAACGAACTTTTTTCAGTTCATGGTTCTGTATCATCAGCAAAAATCATCACTGACCAATATACTGGTGGATCAAAAGGATTCGGTTTTATCGAAATGAAAGATCGCAATGAAGCAGATCGCGCCATTAACGATTTAAACGGAAAAAATATTCTCAATCGCGAAATGAAAGTGAATATTGCAAAACCTAAAACAAACAACTGGAACTAA
- a CDS encoding 7TM-DISM domain-containing protein: protein MVYEPEIDIVLQVANKDFYHGGPRSEFLIASAKQMQMFKNKSLVVEIFVFGLIFGSVLYHLFFYFINKDEKAFLYFAIVCITFLVRIPLLNSKLYEYFFPVLSFEFQTIFLHYVNIVTFVSALLFLNALFKSKSYKMIAMIFYLGGVLALLTPIAPKTVQHYVNFLYIIIYLFLFLSFAIYLLFKHKKDAQSLYLMAIALFSLGLFCFLAISLNYLGVQGGLFLILGYLFYVVFQTASLSKYFSHAVESRANIEMALHEESLQALSKQRTEMQLMVHDQLGANLTDLKVYLERKKSELIKQEDDTIGLDQIYQSVVSIIQSLRNQLLYIEDLNLIFENFVTGMHLTLLRRYSDAGREFEFLPSDSFVNYFNQIKIIGKRQNFFLNIFYMMYEICTNDIKYGKGESVWILDYSDGSFLVSESNLVEQVDGITKDKIELKSIQKRLGQLNGTIKVKLFDGVFEVKVSFPAESVLL, encoded by the coding sequence GTGGTTTATGAACCTGAGATTGATATTGTTTTACAGGTTGCCAACAAAGACTTTTATCATGGTGGTCCAAGAAGTGAGTTTTTAATTGCATCAGCCAAACAAATGCAAATGTTTAAGAACAAAAGTTTGGTTGTGGAAATTTTCGTTTTTGGACTTATTTTTGGATCTGTATTATACCATTTGTTTTTTTACTTTATTAATAAAGATGAAAAAGCATTTCTTTATTTTGCCATCGTATGCATTACATTTTTAGTACGTATTCCTCTGTTGAATTCAAAGTTATATGAATATTTTTTTCCCGTTTTGAGCTTTGAATTCCAGACGATTTTTCTTCATTATGTAAACATAGTCACTTTTGTTTCCGCTCTTTTGTTTTTGAATGCTTTATTTAAATCGAAAAGTTATAAAATGATCGCTATGATTTTTTATCTTGGAGGAGTTTTGGCTCTCTTGACTCCAATCGCACCTAAAACAGTTCAGCATTATGTAAATTTTCTTTATATCATCATTTATCTTTTTTTATTTTTGTCTTTTGCAATTTATCTTTTATTTAAACATAAAAAGGATGCTCAATCACTCTATTTGATGGCGATTGCCTTGTTTTCACTTGGATTATTTTGTTTTTTAGCAATCTCGTTGAATTATTTGGGAGTTCAGGGAGGTTTATTTTTGATATTAGGTTATCTTTTTTATGTAGTGTTTCAAACAGCTTCCTTGAGTAAATATTTTTCCCATGCAGTTGAATCGAGAGCAAATATCGAAATGGCCTTGCATGAGGAATCTCTTCAAGCACTCTCTAAACAACGTACAGAGATGCAACTTATGGTTCATGACCAATTAGGTGCAAATCTTACCGATTTAAAAGTTTACCTTGAACGCAAAAAAAGTGAATTGATAAAACAGGAGGATGACACCATTGGCTTGGATCAGATTTATCAAAGTGTGGTTTCGATTATTCAATCATTACGAAATCAACTTTTATATATTGAAGATTTAAATTTAATTTTTGAAAATTTTGTAACTGGAATGCATCTTACATTGCTGAGACGATATTCAGATGCTGGGAGAGAGTTTGAATTTTTGCCAAGTGATTCTTTTGTGAATTATTTTAATCAAATAAAAATTATTGGGAAAAGACAGAATTTCTTTTTGAATATTTTCTATATGATGTATGAAATTTGTACGAATGATATTAAGTATGGAAAAGGAGAGTCTGTTTGGATTTTAGATTATTCTGATGGTTCGTTTTTGGTTAGTGAAAGTAATCTAGTAGAGCAAGTAGATGGAATTACCAAAGATAAAATAGAGCTAAAAAGTATTCAAAAACGTTTGGGACAATTGAATGGAACCATCAAAGTAAAATTATTTGATGGTGTTTTCGAAGTAAAAGTGAGTTTCCCGGCAGAATCTGTTCTTCTTTGA
- a CDS encoding response regulator codes for MSHDSSNETNQIKIGILENDEYFLDELKNRISELENVSDIFSWQTAEMLLRDPLHKKMDLLFLDIMLPGISGIEVVKILTEKNENIKIIMLTNMNSDEMIFNSIKNGALGYLLKSELGQIKSIIDVVLGGGAYITPTIALRVFSSFRPQSDKPKIYLTAREKQILELLVKGKTIPSVSKFLDLSEHTVQGYVKSIYRKLQVHNRSELALKVQEYSIL; via the coding sequence ATGTCGCATGATTCTTCAAATGAAACAAATCAGATTAAAATTGGAATTCTCGAAAATGACGAATACTTTTTAGACGAGCTAAAAAACAGGATATCCGAACTAGAAAATGTATCAGATATCTTTTCATGGCAAACTGCTGAAATGTTGTTACGTGATCCATTACACAAAAAAATGGATCTATTGTTTTTGGATATCATGTTGCCTGGAATCAGTGGGATCGAGGTAGTAAAGATATTAACGGAAAAAAATGAGAATATAAAAATCATCATGTTAACAAACATGAATTCGGATGAAATGATCTTTAATTCCATCAAAAACGGTGCTCTTGGGTATTTACTAAAATCAGAATTGGGTCAAATCAAGAGTATTATTGATGTAGTATTAGGTGGCGGCGCCTATATCACTCCTACAATTGCCTTGCGGGTATTTTCAAGCTTTAGGCCTCAATCTGATAAACCAAAAATTTATTTGACCGCTCGAGAAAAACAAATTCTCGAATTGTTGGTAAAAGGAAAAACGATTCCTTCTGTTTCGAAGTTTTTGGATTTAAGTGAACATACTGTACAAGGTTATGTCAAATCGATATATCGAAAGTTACAAGTTCATAATCGTTCAGAACTTGCACTTAAGGTACAAGAATATTCAATTTTATAA
- a CDS encoding adenylate/guanylate cyclase domain-containing protein, with the protein MSPIPELSIHPSAIEYFWYKLPWAVPNLLTVFVGFAITTLGILAIKRTNDRPLLYSFIFFTFSFTSLGFVLAIRTVIQDQNIILFWNRIGYFGVILLSPAASFLTYYLTKKTYRILKFTGLLSTITVGIATFGLITQYDFNGQWFMYNFGKYPIAEFPLKFWGLFSAINYLFVFGPASIHFWFKYRSEFQANQIIFLGLHVCGLLVLTSLPSLVGYPVFPLSSFSFVPLSILGYGIFRSDFLNLNDLLFKQRGLFYFLSGFITTILIVIAYLVSFYLHPKLQLEAYNRPFFLIPLLSSVVVFALAIFIAGSNPDQKINMLASISFFLAGAFTIVMVIIKFDLPLLVTRRIEQIFYTLFVFTPSIHLRFCYSLFEKKSPKVLRLIDLASLVLSVILWTPYFFGGFYEYSFTRISEGGIGLNLFGLIGFIGMTIFLKDWKQIQKESHSQMANLIVASLLFGDFLIILNLPATMGIPLYAFGELQFIPALLISLFIMKLGAIPTSGQATLIGNRISLMILFFIPISMSFYVLNLMDDFPASVSIYHAFFVASPIALAFYLVSFVFLRSTAVKLDKTIVALAEEKIKTDHAFLQSENAKKEIEAINQLTNLINSESELSKIINAIAFYVNQKYGILATWLFLLDENKEEIKSVHAETFINPTKEQRAFVNDLRIPLNETGGIAYLVWKRKKSMLLSHVKRFNSELDRTISEGVQATSFLYVPLVLNNETIGIIMFSNFREPLHISKSDSRSIEQLCAQVAGVIQRVHLLREMEKQKKDILALNDLIKDLNEKKDIHLIMKKVHKYVKENFDIMYYSLLVADSEKKYLRFIDMEIPETVTEFQRKRIYEMKVPIRGGNGAHEIALRRKKPIYIPDRIGSFERMLSEDDKWVQEVCNIRSFIFIPMILNGEVVGILDLSNSDRKLDLSVEDISKLSILSEQLAGIIYGSTLFKELEVSKNIAEEERRKNEKLLLNILPVDIAQELKDKGATEPILYENVSVMFTDFKGFTQIAEVLSPQELIRDLDACFVQFDKITERYKLEKLKTIGDSYMCAGGIPKRNQTHAIDSVLAALEIQAFMNLMKQIKADQGLPFWELRLGIHSGPLVAGVIGEKKFAYDVWGDTVNTASRMESSGTPGKINISGTTHHMIKEVFDCEYRGKVNAKNKGEVEMFYVLGLKKEFSVSEDSRTPNESFWKYYETLSGAIEYVA; encoded by the coding sequence ATGAGCCCAATTCCTGAACTTTCGATCCATCCTTCTGCGATTGAGTATTTTTGGTACAAGCTCCCTTGGGCTGTTCCAAATTTATTAACCGTTTTCGTTGGGTTTGCGATCACAACACTCGGAATTCTTGCCATAAAGAGAACAAACGATCGACCTCTTTTATATTCCTTTATCTTTTTCACATTTTCTTTTACGTCCTTAGGATTTGTATTAGCGATTCGAACGGTCATCCAAGACCAAAACATAATCTTGTTTTGGAATCGAATCGGATATTTCGGCGTGATTTTGTTATCACCTGCCGCTTCATTTTTAACTTATTATCTAACCAAAAAAACATATCGTATATTGAAGTTTACTGGACTTCTTTCCACGATCACTGTTGGGATTGCAACTTTTGGTTTAATCACACAGTATGATTTTAATGGCCAATGGTTTATGTATAATTTTGGCAAGTATCCCATAGCAGAATTTCCACTCAAGTTTTGGGGGCTTTTTTCGGCCATAAACTATTTGTTTGTTTTTGGACCTGCATCGATCCATTTTTGGTTCAAATACCGATCCGAATTCCAAGCGAATCAAATTATATTTTTGGGATTACATGTTTGCGGTTTACTTGTTTTAACCAGCTTACCAAGTTTAGTTGGCTATCCCGTTTTTCCTTTGAGTAGTTTTTCATTTGTGCCATTATCAATTTTAGGTTATGGAATCTTTCGTTCTGATTTTTTAAATCTAAATGACTTGTTATTCAAACAGAGAGGATTATTTTATTTCTTATCTGGTTTTATTACTACAATTCTAATTGTGATTGCCTATCTAGTTTCTTTTTATCTACATCCCAAATTGCAATTAGAAGCATATAATCGTCCGTTTTTTTTAATCCCTTTGCTATCTAGTGTGGTTGTATTTGCATTAGCAATTTTTATAGCAGGAAGTAACCCTGATCAAAAAATAAATATGTTAGCATCGATTTCCTTTTTTTTGGCGGGAGCATTTACCATTGTTATGGTGATCATAAAATTTGATCTACCACTCCTGGTCACTAGAAGAATAGAACAAATTTTTTATACACTCTTTGTTTTTACTCCAAGCATTCATTTGCGATTTTGTTATTCGTTATTTGAAAAAAAGTCACCTAAGGTACTAAGGTTAATCGATTTAGCATCACTAGTATTATCTGTAATACTTTGGACACCTTATTTCTTTGGTGGTTTTTATGAGTATTCGTTTACGAGGATATCTGAAGGTGGAATTGGTCTTAATTTATTTGGTTTAATCGGTTTTATAGGTATGACCATATTTCTAAAAGATTGGAAACAAATTCAGAAAGAATCACATAGCCAAATGGCAAATCTCATTGTAGCTTCCTTACTTTTTGGAGACTTTCTTATTATACTCAATTTGCCAGCGACAATGGGTATCCCATTATATGCTTTCGGTGAATTGCAATTCATTCCTGCTCTATTAATTTCTCTATTTATCATGAAACTCGGTGCCATTCCAACTTCAGGGCAAGCTACATTGATCGGAAATCGAATCTCTCTTATGATTCTTTTTTTCATTCCAATCTCTATGTCGTTTTATGTTTTAAATTTGATGGATGATTTCCCTGCAAGTGTTTCGATTTACCATGCCTTTTTTGTTGCATCTCCGATTGCTCTTGCTTTTTATCTTGTCTCATTCGTATTCTTACGTTCCACGGCGGTGAAATTGGACAAAACGATTGTTGCCCTGGCAGAAGAAAAAATAAAAACAGATCATGCTTTTCTTCAATCAGAGAATGCAAAAAAAGAAATTGAAGCGATCAATCAATTAACAAATTTGATCAACTCTGAGTCGGAGTTATCAAAGATCATCAATGCCATTGCATTTTATGTGAATCAAAAATATGGAATCCTTGCTACTTGGTTATTTTTATTGGATGAAAATAAAGAAGAAATTAAAAGTGTACATGCAGAAACATTTATAAATCCAACTAAAGAGCAAAGAGCTTTTGTTAATGATTTGCGGATTCCTTTAAATGAAACAGGGGGAATTGCTTATTTAGTTTGGAAACGAAAAAAAAGTATGTTACTTTCCCATGTTAAACGGTTTAATTCCGAGTTGGACAGAACAATTAGCGAGGGAGTTCAAGCGACTTCTTTTTTATATGTCCCACTTGTTTTAAACAATGAAACAATCGGGATTATAATGTTTTCAAATTTTAGAGAGCCATTACATATATCAAAATCTGATTCTAGGTCGATAGAGCAGCTTTGTGCCCAAGTAGCAGGTGTCATCCAGAGAGTTCACTTACTGCGTGAAATGGAAAAACAAAAGAAAGATATTCTCGCTCTCAATGATTTAATCAAGGATCTAAATGAAAAAAAAGACATTCATTTGATCATGAAAAAAGTTCATAAATATGTGAAAGAAAATTTTGATATTATGTATTATTCGTTACTCGTTGCGGACAGTGAGAAAAAATATTTGAGATTTATCGATATGGAAATCCCTGAAACAGTAACTGAATTTCAAAGGAAACGAATTTATGAAATGAAAGTCCCCATCAGAGGGGGTAATGGTGCTCATGAAATAGCCCTTCGAAGAAAAAAGCCAATTTATATTCCAGATCGGATTGGAAGTTTTGAGCGTATGCTTTCGGAGGATGATAAATGGGTACAAGAAGTATGTAACATTCGTTCCTTTATTTTTATCCCCATGATTTTAAATGGGGAAGTGGTTGGGATTTTAGATTTATCAAATTCTGATCGTAAATTAGATTTGAGTGTGGAAGACATATCCAAACTTTCCATATTGTCGGAACAGCTAGCAGGAATCATTTATGGTTCCACTCTCTTTAAGGAATTAGAAGTTTCTAAAAATATCGCAGAGGAAGAACGAAGAAAAAATGAAAAACTACTTTTAAATATATTGCCAGTTGATATTGCCCAAGAGTTGAAAGATAAAGGTGCCACCGAACCGATCTTATATGAAAATGTCAGTGTCATGTTCACAGACTTTAAAGGATTTACCCAAATTGCTGAAGTTCTGTCTCCGCAAGAACTAATTCGTGATTTGGACGCTTGTTTTGTTCAATTTGATAAGATCACAGAGCGATACAAACTGGAAAAACTAAAAACTATTGGTGACAGTTATATGTGTGCCGGCGGAATTCCAAAACGAAATCAAACACATGCCATTGATTCTGTCTTAGCAGCGCTCGAAATTCAGGCGTTTATGAATTTAATGAAACAAATCAAAGCTGACCAAGGACTTCCCTTCTGGGAATTGAGGTTGGGTATTCACTCGGGTCCACTTGTCGCAGGTGTGATCGGTGAAAAGAAATTTGCTTACGATGTTTGGGGGGATACTGTTAACACTGCGTCTCGGATGGAATCTTCGGGAACACCAGGAAAAATCAATATCAGTGGAACCACACATCATATGATCAAGGAAGTTTTTGATTGTGAATATCGTGGAAAAGTGAATGCCAAAAACAAAGGGGAGGTAGAGATGTTTTATGTATTAGGTTTGAAAAAAGAATTCTCTGTTTCAGAGGATTCTCGTACTCCGAATGAAAGTTTTTGGAAATACTACGAGACTTTATCGGGAGCAATTGAGTATGTCGCATGA
- a CDS encoding FAD-binding oxidoreductase: MKQGLSSFLFLLFFFGTIAQTVPKTSYHVTESVKDEKGLESQEKTIQVLGESKIIRVLYQPEGQKSQFAKLILETSANYIPKLAEYLQAAPKAKILTIKDITDGSIARNEGSIAYVPFAFPDPELPILAPLLYHEIGHWWFGQDPRWLSEGVSSFFPIAVEWVGVPHAPNQKGIVSFIIRKVPGGKVSNYIFNEALVGKRVKLKGEFGNFYLREGKNPILMVAGGSGLTPILAIFEQGILNGIEQRLIELIMKNRNYILENKLLTDFNPSNRSTHEV; this comes from the coding sequence ATGAAACAAGGACTTAGCTCTTTTCTTTTCTTACTGTTCTTCTTTGGTACAATAGCGCAAACAGTTCCAAAAACCAGTTATCATGTAACCGAAAGTGTAAAAGATGAAAAGGGATTGGAATCACAAGAAAAGACAATTCAGGTTTTAGGTGAGTCCAAAATAATTCGTGTGCTCTATCAACCAGAAGGGCAAAAAAGTCAATTTGCCAAATTGATTCTCGAAACATCGGCCAATTACATTCCAAAATTAGCAGAGTACTTACAAGCAGCTCCAAAAGCTAAAATATTGACGATCAAAGATATAACCGATGGATCGATTGCAAGAAATGAAGGATCGATCGCCTATGTTCCGTTTGCTTTTCCTGATCCCGAGTTACCTATCCTGGCACCCCTCCTTTATCATGAAATAGGCCATTGGTGGTTTGGTCAAGACCCTAGATGGCTTTCTGAAGGTGTGAGTAGTTTTTTCCCCATAGCTGTCGAGTGGGTAGGTGTTCCACATGCACCGAACCAAAAAGGAATTGTGTCCTTCATCATACGAAAAGTTCCAGGTGGTAAAGTATCGAATTATATATTCAATGAAGCATTAGTTGGCAAAAGAGTAAAACTGAAAGGGGAATTCGGAAATTTTTATTTAAGAGAAGGTAAAAATCCGATTCTAATGGTTGCAGGTGGTAGTGGACTTACACCGATTCTTGCAATTTTTGAACAAGGGATATTGAATGGCATCGAACAGAGATTAATTGAACTGATAATGAAAAATAGGAATTACATACTCGAAAACAAATTGCTTACAGATTTTAATCCTTCGAATAGATCAACCCATGAAGTTTGA
- a CDS encoding TetR/AcrR family transcriptional regulator, whose protein sequence is MPKIVDHNLYRIELLSKSLPIFVSKGVASVSMRELSKELGVSTGTLYHYFPTKEALFTSMVKHLVSSDAEAIHKLSEESSSIFDIMNFVAGKEGHFLNLMLLAVDVKRQLSESKELIQLVDESFSAYELALNRFFPKEAEGKAGKAFLSFFVGVLFLKSKGEDQTSWVDLFEGLKSVSNLFSSM, encoded by the coding sequence ATGCCCAAAATTGTGGATCATAATCTTTATCGAATCGAGCTACTTTCTAAATCACTACCCATTTTTGTTTCGAAAGGAGTCGCTTCCGTTTCAATGCGAGAACTTTCGAAGGAATTGGGCGTATCCACTGGGACGCTATACCACTATTTCCCTACTAAAGAAGCATTGTTCACTTCTATGGTCAAACATCTTGTCTCTTCAGATGCAGAGGCAATTCATAAACTCTCGGAAGAAAGTAGTAGTATTTTCGACATCATGAATTTTGTTGCTGGAAAAGAAGGGCATTTTTTAAATTTAATGTTACTCGCCGTCGACGTCAAAAGGCAACTTTCCGAATCCAAGGAATTGATTCAATTGGTGGATGAATCTTTTTCTGCATATGAATTGGCTTTAAACCGATTTTTCCCAAAGGAAGCAGAGGGAAAAGCCGGCAAAGCATTTTTGTCATTCTTTGTCGGTGTTTTGTTTTTAAAATCCAAAGGAGAAGATCAAACTTCATGGGTTGATCTATTCGAAGGATTAAAATCTGTAAGCAATTTGTTTTCGAGTATGTAA
- a CDS encoding helix-turn-helix transcriptional regulator, with product MAHLFSGRMQSTLINKITLIITVGFILLINVDYTFTDSFLISGWIQYDWGYWPILFLRAKVLIGLGFFIPFLISLSLLLQPKESLGKNFALFPYLLVLWWIGFGFNFLALYGVPIFPFGMAIDSLISIFFSLILSKDWNQNLFNFLAELLSAIGGTILCFLLIQWALDSKPTIQYFATFCIGMIFLFLLFHLFQRVKGKNSFSNIPEKTNLFFGGSFQNQRETSKLISLFDRYQLTKKEIEIAEMILKGFSKKQIRFYLDISDGTFRNHLSSLYSKTIDVESPNIAGDKFQRFLYFLSNYISNS from the coding sequence ATGGCTCATCTTTTTTCTGGCAGGATGCAATCGACGCTCATAAATAAAATCACGCTTATCATCACCGTAGGCTTCATCCTTCTCATCAACGTAGACTACACTTTTACTGATTCTTTTTTGATTTCAGGCTGGATTCAATACGATTGGGGATATTGGCCAATTTTATTTCTAAGAGCCAAAGTATTGATTGGACTTGGATTTTTTATTCCCTTTTTGATTTCACTTTCTCTATTGTTACAACCCAAAGAATCTTTGGGAAAAAATTTTGCTCTTTTCCCCTATTTGTTGGTGTTATGGTGGATCGGGTTTGGCTTCAATTTTTTGGCTTTGTATGGAGTTCCCATTTTTCCTTTTGGGATGGCAATAGACAGTCTCATTAGTATATTCTTTTCTTTGATTTTATCGAAAGATTGGAATCAAAATCTTTTCAATTTTCTAGCGGAATTACTTTCTGCGATTGGTGGCACAATCTTGTGTTTCCTGCTCATCCAATGGGCATTGGATTCAAAACCAACCATCCAATATTTTGCAACGTTTTGTATAGGAATGATTTTTCTATTTTTGCTCTTTCATCTCTTCCAAAGAGTGAAAGGGAAAAATTCGTTTTCTAACATTCCAGAGAAAACAAATCTTTTCTTTGGTGGATCTTTTCAAAACCAAAGAGAGACTTCAAAGTTAATCTCTTTGTTCGATCGTTACCAACTCACAAAGAAAGAGATCGAAATTGCAGAAATGATCCTTAAAGGTTTTTCGAAAAAACAAATTCGATTTTATTTAGATATCTCGGATGGTACGTTTCGAAATCATTTGAGTAGTTTATATTCGAAAACAATTGACGTTGAATCTCCGAATATAGCAGGCGATAAATTTCAAAGATTTTTATATTTTTTATCCAACTACATCTCAAATTCTTAA
- a CDS encoding NADP-dependent isocitrate dehydrogenase yields the protein MPTTIEEPNKTNPDENKETVVTLIEGDGIGPEIIQQTIRILDAAKSGIHFEKVEAGSSVYLSGILSGISEGAWDTIRKYPTILKGPITTPRGKGYKSLNVTIRKTLGLYANVRPAKTYDPFITTNHPGTDIVIIRENEEDTYAGIEHRQTQEVTQCLKLITVPGTEKIVRYAFEFARSNGRKKITCMIKDNIMKITDGLFANIFQTVAKEYPEIEAESMIIDIGAALLANRPQKFDVILAPNLYGDILSDIAAEVTGSVGMCGSANIGDMVSMFEAVHGSAPDIAGKNIANPTAVIKATVMMLTHLGKPGKAKLIRNAVLKTIEDGYRTADVYHNEKNTQLVGTNEYGDAIIDRLGKDPTVLVANELVKPKSFALSLSNRKEKKELVGVDIFLDIQENRDPNQLGKNIEMITEKYLHLKMITNRGVKVYPGGQKETFLTDHFRCRFVSPNGGKIQHKDITAVLTLLESKGYDFIKTENLYEFDGIPGYSLGQGE from the coding sequence ATGCCTACAACAATCGAAGAACCAAATAAGACAAACCCAGACGAAAACAAAGAGACTGTAGTCACTCTCATTGAGGGAGATGGCATAGGACCTGAAATCATACAACAAACCATCCGTATTTTAGATGCTGCAAAATCTGGCATTCACTTTGAAAAAGTGGAAGCAGGTTCTTCGGTTTATCTTTCGGGTATACTCTCTGGAATCAGCGAAGGAGCTTGGGACACAATCCGCAAATACCCAACCATTCTCAAAGGTCCTATCACCACTCCACGTGGAAAAGGATACAAAAGCCTAAATGTTACGATTCGGAAAACCTTGGGATTGTATGCAAATGTACGACCTGCAAAAACTTACGATCCATTCATCACTACAAATCATCCTGGCACAGACATTGTTATCATTCGCGAAAACGAAGAAGACACTTATGCGGGAATCGAACACCGCCAAACGCAAGAAGTGACCCAGTGTTTAAAGTTAATCACAGTGCCTGGTACGGAAAAAATTGTTCGATATGCATTTGAATTCGCAAGATCGAATGGAAGAAAAAAAATCACATGTATGATAAAAGACAACATCATGAAGATCACAGATGGTTTATTTGCCAATATCTTCCAAACTGTAGCAAAAGAATATCCTGAGATCGAGGCGGAAAGTATGATCATTGATATCGGAGCTGCTTTACTTGCGAATCGACCTCAAAAATTCGATGTCATTTTAGCTCCTAATCTTTATGGAGATATACTTTCCGATATCGCTGCTGAAGTGACAGGTTCTGTTGGAATGTGCGGATCAGCTAACATTGGAGATATGGTTTCTATGTTTGAAGCCGTACATGGAAGTGCACCAGATATCGCAGGAAAAAACATCGCAAACCCAACAGCAGTGATCAAAGCTACAGTCATGATGTTAACACATCTAGGGAAACCAGGAAAAGCAAAATTGATTCGAAATGCTGTTCTAAAAACGATAGAAGATGGTTACCGTACTGCGGATGTCTATCACAATGAAAAAAACACGCAACTAGTGGGTACGAATGAGTATGGCGATGCAATTATTGATAGACTCGGCAAAGATCCGACGGTTCTTGTTGCGAATGAACTCGTGAAACCAAAATCTTTTGCTCTCAGCTTATCCAATCGAAAAGAAAAAAAGGAATTAGTTGGAGTAGATATATTTCTTGATATACAAGAAAACCGTGATCCAAACCAACTTGGCAAAAATATAGAAATGATCACCGAGAAATATTTACACCTAAAAATGATCACGAATCGGGGTGTGAAAGTGTATCCGGGTGGACAAAAGGAAACTTTTTTAACGGATCATTTCCGATGTCGATTTGTTTCCCCGAATGGAGGAAAAATTCAGCACAAAGACATAACAGCTGTTTTGACATTGCTTGAGTCAAAGGGATACGACTTTATCAAAACGGAAAATCTTTATGAATTTGATGGGATTCCAGGATATTCCTTGGGCCAAGGAGAATAA